In Microbacterium galbinum, a single window of DNA contains:
- the map gene encoding type I methionyl aminopeptidase, with translation MIEILTPDELDRARATGALVGDILHALKARATVGTNLLDIDRWAKQMIEDAGAESCYVDYAPSFGDGPFGHYICTAVNDAVLHGMPHDYTLADGDLLTLDLAVSLRGIAADAAISFIVGATRDPEDERLIETTERALAAGIAAARPGARIGDISRAIGTVLKAEGYPINMEFGGHGIGSTMHQDPHVANNGRPGRGYVLRPGLLLALEPWIMADTDELVTDADGWTLRSATGARTAHTEHTVAITEKGAEILTLPTR, from the coding sequence ATGATCGAAATCCTCACGCCCGACGAACTCGACCGCGCCCGCGCGACCGGCGCCCTCGTCGGCGACATCCTGCACGCGCTGAAGGCCCGGGCAACCGTCGGCACCAACCTGCTCGACATCGACCGTTGGGCGAAGCAGATGATCGAGGATGCCGGCGCCGAATCCTGCTACGTCGACTACGCCCCCTCGTTCGGTGACGGGCCGTTCGGTCACTACATCTGCACCGCCGTGAATGACGCCGTGCTGCACGGCATGCCGCACGACTACACGCTCGCCGACGGCGACCTGCTCACTCTCGACCTCGCCGTCTCGCTGCGCGGGATCGCGGCCGACGCGGCGATCAGCTTCATCGTCGGCGCCACGCGCGACCCCGAGGACGAGCGTCTGATCGAGACGACCGAGCGCGCGCTCGCCGCGGGCATCGCCGCCGCCCGCCCCGGCGCCCGCATCGGCGACATCTCGCGCGCGATCGGCACGGTGCTGAAGGCCGAGGGGTACCCGATCAACATGGAGTTCGGCGGCCACGGCATCGGCTCGACCATGCACCAGGATCCGCACGTCGCCAACAACGGACGTCCCGGCCGCGGCTACGTGCTGCGCCCCGGCCTGCTGCTCGCGCTCGAGCCCTGGATCATGGCCGACACCGACGAGCTCGTGACGGATGCCGACGGCTGGACCCTCCGCAGCGCGACGGGTGCCCGCACCGCCCACACCGAGCACACGGTCGCGATCACGGAGAAGGGCGCGGAGATCCTGACGCTGCCGACGCGGTAG
- a CDS encoding DUF2510 domain-containing protein — protein sequence MTTPNDTPAGWYDDGSGRQRWWDGQQWGNFADEASAPEPTAPVASAAPADFSAPAPAPAFAGASAPAYPGAHTAVAEEPKKKLNVLALVAAIVGAVGFIFACVPGALILGWILLPIAFILSIVALFLKGDKKWLAFIGLGLSIVGTIVGFVVFFAVVANSFEVAFGSGETTVSQPAEDESDADADAEEPVAEEPADAAQGTRENPYPVGSTIDSSDWTVVINSINPDGNATVSEANQFNDPAPAGSHYEIVNYTVTYKGDESGIAAEVQLAAVTASGSVINSYDALVALNDGMGLDELYAGGSATGSEAFLVPDGETVVYRITPGFFADDVFIK from the coding sequence ATGACTACACCGAACGACACCCCCGCGGGCTGGTACGACGACGGCTCCGGACGTCAGCGCTGGTGGGACGGTCAGCAGTGGGGAAACTTCGCCGACGAGGCCAGTGCTCCGGAACCCACGGCTCCCGTCGCCTCCGCTGCCCCGGCAGATTTCTCCGCGCCCGCGCCCGCGCCCGCCTTCGCCGGAGCATCCGCTCCCGCGTACCCCGGCGCGCACACCGCCGTGGCGGAAGAGCCCAAGAAGAAGCTCAACGTGCTCGCCCTGGTCGCAGCCATCGTCGGCGCTGTCGGCTTCATCTTCGCGTGCGTGCCCGGCGCGCTGATCCTCGGCTGGATCCTGCTGCCGATCGCTTTCATCCTCAGCATCGTCGCCCTCTTCCTCAAGGGTGACAAGAAGTGGCTCGCCTTCATCGGCCTCGGGCTGTCGATCGTGGGAACCATCGTCGGCTTCGTCGTGTTCTTCGCGGTCGTCGCCAACTCGTTCGAGGTCGCCTTCGGCAGCGGAGAGACCACGGTCTCCCAGCCGGCCGAGGACGAGTCGGATGCCGATGCCGACGCCGAAGAGCCCGTCGCCGAAGAGCCGGCCGATGCGGCACAGGGCACCCGCGAGAACCCGTACCCGGTGGGGTCCACGATTGACAGCAGCGACTGGACCGTCGTCATCAACTCGATCAACCCCGACGGCAACGCCACGGTCTCCGAGGCAAACCAGTTCAACGACCCGGCTCCGGCCGGTTCGCACTACGAGATCGTCAACTACACGGTCACCTACAAGGGCGACGAGTCGGGCATCGCCGCTGAGGTTCAGCTCGCCGCCGTCACGGCGTCGGGCTCGGTCATCAACAGCTACGACGCGCTGGTCGCGCTGAACGACGGCATGGGGCTCGACGAGCTCTACGCCGGCGGCTCGGCCACCGGATCCGAGGCCTTCCTCGTTCCGGACGGCGAGACCGTCGTCTATCGCATCACGCCCGGCTTCTTCGCCGACGACGTCTTCATCAAGTAA
- a CDS encoding DNA sulfur modification protein DndB, with protein MDTSIDMDSLPAGLGGIRPLEIPATKYRQGQREMYDFTIPLSQLPQLIAKRPDPNEPIDGNRKVDLNRAKAFAKYLTQTVSWVSPAIIVRAPSGEVDFSAVKEFPDGTAWGVLSIPLHVLTEIILLDGQHRTLGVFIALDDLNRRIAEERETQLAAERTGDDATAAARGKEVAKLRARREKIANEHIPIELAVVSKEVAKQMFVDINNNAKGVNADFTSFLDKRDIINEIAVDLADSHPLLSGRVESGQSARMSPSNPNFIGVKGLADIIRALHVGVNGRVGARVEDELRANREAATQAASHFLDILVAAFPGVDAVMTGELTPVEVRQISMIGSVTMLRVLAGTTHLLRQPERTGGKFSDEEIANFMRTLDPHMRAIPIAETDRFWLSTGAFIAGTRAPQARQGSLSSLSNALVTYAEDWRTGQVSNT; from the coding sequence ATGGACACATCTATCGATATGGACTCGCTTCCCGCGGGTCTCGGAGGTATCCGCCCACTTGAGATCCCCGCGACGAAGTACCGCCAGGGCCAGCGCGAGATGTATGACTTCACTATCCCGCTGAGCCAGCTTCCTCAGCTCATCGCCAAGCGGCCCGACCCGAACGAGCCGATCGACGGCAACCGCAAGGTTGACCTGAATCGAGCAAAGGCCTTCGCGAAGTACCTGACACAGACGGTGAGCTGGGTCTCGCCCGCCATTATTGTGAGAGCCCCATCAGGGGAAGTGGACTTTTCTGCTGTCAAGGAGTTCCCAGACGGAACAGCCTGGGGTGTTCTCTCGATCCCCCTGCATGTCCTGACAGAGATCATCCTGCTCGACGGCCAGCACCGCACGCTGGGCGTCTTCATAGCCCTCGACGATCTGAATCGCCGCATCGCCGAGGAACGCGAAACGCAGCTTGCTGCAGAGCGCACCGGCGATGACGCAACCGCAGCCGCGCGCGGCAAGGAGGTCGCTAAGTTGCGCGCTCGGCGCGAGAAGATTGCAAACGAGCACATCCCGATCGAACTCGCCGTCGTCAGCAAAGAGGTCGCCAAGCAGATGTTCGTCGACATCAACAACAACGCAAAGGGCGTCAACGCAGACTTCACATCGTTCCTCGACAAGCGCGACATCATCAACGAGATCGCGGTTGACCTCGCCGACTCGCACCCGCTGCTCAGTGGACGCGTCGAAAGCGGACAGTCCGCACGGATGTCTCCGTCGAACCCGAACTTCATTGGTGTGAAGGGGCTCGCTGACATTATCCGCGCACTTCACGTTGGGGTGAATGGACGGGTCGGCGCACGCGTCGAGGATGAGCTGCGCGCGAACCGCGAGGCTGCGACGCAGGCCGCTTCACACTTCCTCGATATCCTTGTTGCAGCCTTCCCGGGCGTGGATGCAGTGATGACTGGAGAGCTCACGCCGGTTGAGGTCCGTCAGATCAGCATGATCGGCTCAGTTACAATGCTTCGTGTACTCGCGGGAACAACCCACCTGCTTCGCCAGCCTGAGCGTACCGGAGGCAAGTTCTCCGACGAAGAGATTGCAAACTTCATGCGCACGCTTGACCCGCACATGCGTGCGATTCCAATCGCCGAGACGGATAGGTTCTGGCTGTCTACCGGCGCGTTCATCGCAGGCACCCGAGCGCCCCAGGCACGTCAGGGCTCCCTCTCGAGTCTCTCCAACGCTCTCGTCACGTACGCGGAAGATTGGCGCACAGGCCAGGTTTCCAACACTTAA
- a CDS encoding MFS transporter, which yields MTSTESITVPPQHGGALRQAQGARADQRRDGIRSRLGFPLAVVAQIVMMMGASAPSPFYPVLAQQIGFDAIVISAVFAVYAVALLLTLLTAGSLSDHIGRRPVAVGGFLLLAASMVLFWHADAVATLFLARILQGAASGLLISALSATVLDFAPTGRPKAAALWNSLSPGIGLASGALVSAVLLDVTGEALLDVFAPLTTAYVVLAALFFAIPETAPRRPGVWASLSFRLSVPTGIRSDFWRGAPAIIAGWATGGLFLSLGANIVRGELGGEAHVWQGLGVVLLAGVGAVTAFAMRRMPARTTVLFGTAALAVGTALSLAALSVQSLPFYLVAAGVTGMGFGTAFSGVVASLAPKIPATERADTFAVIYVLAYLAFGVPAVAAGLLVGVVGLEAVCFGYGVVVITLAAVAFALRVRRA from the coding sequence ATGACCAGTACCGAGTCGATCACCGTGCCGCCGCAGCACGGTGGGGCCCTTCGTCAGGCTCAGGGAGCCCGCGCGGATCAGCGTCGCGACGGCATACGCTCCCGCCTCGGCTTCCCGCTCGCGGTCGTCGCGCAGATCGTGATGATGATGGGCGCGAGCGCGCCGTCGCCGTTCTACCCGGTGCTCGCGCAGCAGATCGGGTTCGACGCGATCGTCATCAGCGCGGTGTTCGCCGTGTACGCCGTGGCGCTGCTGCTCACGCTCCTCACGGCCGGTTCGCTCTCCGACCACATCGGCCGGCGGCCGGTGGCGGTCGGCGGATTCCTGCTGCTCGCCGCCAGCATGGTGCTGTTCTGGCATGCGGATGCCGTCGCCACCCTGTTCCTCGCCCGCATCCTGCAGGGCGCGGCGAGCGGCCTCCTCATCTCGGCGCTCTCCGCGACCGTGCTCGACTTCGCCCCGACCGGACGCCCGAAGGCCGCGGCCCTCTGGAACTCGCTGAGCCCCGGCATCGGTCTTGCGTCCGGCGCACTCGTGTCGGCGGTGCTGCTCGACGTGACCGGCGAGGCCCTGCTCGACGTCTTCGCGCCGCTGACCACCGCCTACGTGGTGCTCGCCGCGCTGTTCTTCGCGATCCCCGAGACCGCGCCGCGTCGGCCCGGAGTCTGGGCGTCGCTGAGTTTCCGGTTGTCGGTGCCCACCGGCATCCGTTCGGATTTCTGGCGCGGCGCACCCGCGATCATCGCGGGCTGGGCGACCGGCGGGCTGTTCCTCTCGCTCGGTGCGAACATCGTGCGCGGCGAGCTCGGCGGCGAGGCGCACGTCTGGCAGGGACTGGGCGTCGTGCTGCTCGCGGGGGTCGGCGCCGTCACGGCGTTCGCGATGCGGCGGATGCCGGCGCGCACGACCGTCCTGTTCGGCACGGCGGCACTGGCCGTCGGAACCGCTCTGTCGCTCGCGGCGCTCTCGGTGCAGTCGCTCCCCTTCTATCTCGTCGCCGCGGGAGTCACGGGCATGGGCTTCGGTACCGCATTCTCGGGGGTGGTCGCGTCGCTCGCGCCGAAGATCCCCGCGACCGAGCGCGCCGACACGTTCGCCGTGATCTACGTGCTGGCGTATCTCGCGTTCGGGGTGCCGGCCGTGGCGGCGGGTCTGCTCGTGGGCGTCGTCGGGCTCGAGGCGGTGTGCTTCGGATACGGCGTGGTCGTGATCACGCTGGCGGCGGTGGCGTTCGCGCTGCGCGTGCGGCGGGCGTAG
- a CDS encoding SIR2 family protein: MTSTLEPPPHVFVIKGDVRRFACDAFMWTSDKELRAEGGWRDAGDHVEQRLDPNIRADYQAELRFTLPLNPQDGLERDPQIIITAVPYGGIDRASDILPRVHEFFAVAAKAASERRTGPTRGADSLPLLAVPLFGVGGGGGGPVRGEIFRELYDACREAAKEYRVDIAIVLRTARDYDLAQAIRRADRQAWPGLTKEQLKTATRLGSEAHDARLVPFMGAGISVSAGAPNWAGLIESLARTAGLDESVAADLAKNHDVLDQAGYLHREFDRVFPGDPDAFTRQVIEAVDMRRYGLAPALLAALDSEQAVTLNYDELFELAADDGGMPRRVIPGDATDPERWLLKLHGSVTDPNSIVLTRDDYLSFNADRAALSSLVKATLMTRRLLFTGFGVNDPHFHEIVHDVRRALPVTGGPFGTVLTLKDSPTTSRLWQGDLEFVVLASPRLHDIFLDAVLAHSASTHSYLLASGYAEALAPADAALRAALLAFSAAVPDEAKESSVWPVIANSLLELGDSTVADLDSSSVVPTRVEAVKLDLDEVPETPGLVAWFSDGVCVYLSASGNLHHRIAEHLSTSRDLTRSNLRTRVAIDVLGLDRARARSRQDMVTQEQADAVAEWLSRCEVGWLATDRRSDAARLRTQLLERTRPRFN, translated from the coding sequence ATGACTTCGACACTCGAGCCGCCGCCTCATGTCTTCGTTATCAAAGGCGATGTTCGCCGCTTCGCATGTGACGCGTTCATGTGGACCTCGGACAAAGAGCTCCGGGCGGAGGGCGGATGGCGCGACGCCGGTGATCACGTCGAACAGCGCTTGGATCCAAACATCCGTGCTGATTATCAAGCCGAGTTGCGATTTACACTCCCGCTGAATCCACAAGACGGTTTAGAGCGGGATCCGCAAATCATCATCACCGCCGTCCCGTACGGTGGCATAGACCGCGCGTCTGACATCCTCCCTCGCGTCCATGAGTTCTTCGCCGTCGCGGCGAAGGCGGCGTCCGAACGTCGAACCGGCCCTACGCGTGGCGCCGACAGCCTCCCGCTTCTCGCCGTGCCACTCTTCGGCGTCGGGGGAGGCGGTGGTGGACCCGTCCGCGGTGAGATCTTCCGAGAGCTTTACGACGCATGCCGCGAAGCAGCGAAGGAGTACCGGGTCGACATTGCGATCGTGCTCCGAACTGCTCGAGACTATGACCTCGCCCAAGCGATACGTCGCGCAGACCGCCAAGCCTGGCCCGGATTGACGAAGGAACAACTGAAGACGGCCACTCGCCTGGGATCAGAAGCTCATGATGCGAGACTCGTCCCATTTATGGGTGCGGGCATCAGCGTGTCCGCGGGCGCTCCGAACTGGGCCGGACTTATCGAGTCACTCGCCCGCACGGCAGGATTGGACGAATCGGTCGCAGCAGACCTCGCGAAAAACCATGATGTACTCGATCAAGCCGGATACCTTCATCGAGAGTTTGATCGGGTGTTCCCGGGAGATCCGGACGCTTTCACTCGCCAAGTCATCGAAGCGGTCGACATGCGACGCTACGGGCTCGCGCCCGCTCTCCTTGCCGCGCTGGACTCAGAGCAAGCCGTCACGCTGAACTACGACGAGCTCTTCGAATTGGCAGCCGACGATGGCGGGATGCCGCGGAGAGTGATTCCCGGCGACGCGACTGATCCCGAACGCTGGTTGCTGAAACTGCACGGAAGCGTCACCGACCCGAACTCAATCGTCCTCACGCGCGACGACTACCTCAGTTTCAACGCCGACCGTGCGGCACTGAGTTCGTTGGTGAAAGCAACGCTGATGACCCGACGCCTGCTCTTCACTGGCTTCGGCGTCAATGACCCGCACTTTCACGAGATCGTTCACGACGTCCGCCGCGCGTTGCCCGTAACGGGTGGCCCGTTCGGCACCGTGCTCACTCTCAAGGACAGCCCTACGACCAGCCGCCTCTGGCAAGGCGACTTGGAGTTCGTCGTTCTGGCGAGTCCGCGCTTGCACGACATTTTTCTCGATGCAGTTCTCGCTCACTCCGCATCGACTCATTCCTATCTTCTTGCGAGCGGGTACGCCGAAGCACTCGCCCCGGCCGACGCGGCGCTGAGGGCTGCCTTGCTCGCCTTCTCTGCCGCGGTTCCCGATGAAGCGAAGGAGAGTAGCGTCTGGCCCGTCATCGCGAACAGCCTGTTGGAGCTCGGGGACTCGACCGTTGCGGACCTGGACTCCTCTTCTGTCGTACCGACCCGAGTCGAAGCAGTCAAGCTTGATCTCGATGAGGTGCCCGAGACGCCGGGGCTAGTCGCGTGGTTCAGCGACGGGGTATGCGTTTACCTAAGCGCGAGCGGCAACCTTCACCACCGCATCGCAGAGCATCTATCTACGAGCCGAGATCTCACCCGGAGCAACTTGCGTACCCGCGTCGCCATTGACGTTCTCGGACTTGATCGAGCACGCGCCCGCAGTCGCCAGGACATGGTCACGCAGGAGCAAGCGGATGCCGTAGCCGAATGGCTGAGTCGTTGCGAAGTGGGGTGGCTCGCAACCGACAGACGCTCTGATGCGGCTCGGTTGAGGACTCAGCTATTGGAGCGCACGCGGCCGAGGTTCAACTGA
- a CDS encoding glycosyltransferase family 2 protein, whose protein sequence is MSSFIGIQKPSIRVSVIVPVFNPGDGFRDLIASLDRQSLRPDQFEILLCDDGSDEATKRRLDRVAQDRPHVRVLNLPHSGWPGTPRNEGVAAAQGTYVQFVDQDDYLFDTALQALCDYADANGSDVVVGKEVGIGRDLPSRIFRRDIPDAVLGEHPLLEMLTPHKLFRTEFLRAHGIRFPDGRVRLEDHLYVMQAYFAASKISILASVPCYAWVKHPGSASASRIDPETYYPHLENVLDVVEANTEPGTLRDRLLRHWFRGKILKRLSGRQMLRYPAEYRNRLIDVVTPVVERRFGPGVDAGLSFPHRIRAALLRAGLRDDLVRFAEFETELSCVAAVTSANWSRGGGLHLSIDVSILRDGREALVFDTETDRLSSLPLESLTDLPPEALVAGRERTNDRVELFLLGDEPGDERRIASERPRARSGISVAIDPLRVFADHGPSSTLRLMAKVRRAGWTFDVPVTSDAGALMRAGSSPLLAGSAVLLTTGSSGGVELQREGSGTGLRDLAGRSARRARQLVRRT, encoded by the coding sequence ATGTCGTCGTTCATCGGAATCCAGAAGCCGTCCATCCGGGTCAGCGTGATCGTGCCCGTCTTCAACCCGGGCGACGGGTTCCGCGACCTCATCGCCTCGCTCGACCGGCAGAGCCTGCGCCCGGACCAATTCGAGATCCTCCTCTGCGACGATGGCTCCGATGAGGCGACGAAGCGGCGCCTCGACCGCGTCGCCCAGGATCGTCCGCATGTTCGTGTGCTGAATCTGCCGCATTCCGGCTGGCCGGGCACGCCGCGCAACGAGGGCGTCGCGGCCGCGCAGGGCACCTATGTGCAGTTCGTCGACCAGGACGACTACCTCTTCGACACCGCCCTCCAGGCCCTCTGCGACTATGCCGATGCGAACGGCTCCGACGTCGTCGTCGGCAAGGAGGTGGGCATCGGACGCGACCTGCCGAGCCGCATCTTCCGTCGCGACATTCCGGATGCTGTGCTCGGCGAGCACCCGCTGCTCGAGATGCTCACACCGCACAAACTGTTCCGCACGGAGTTCCTGCGCGCCCACGGCATCCGCTTCCCCGACGGCCGCGTGCGCCTCGAGGACCACCTCTACGTGATGCAGGCGTACTTCGCGGCGTCGAAGATCTCGATCCTCGCGAGCGTGCCCTGCTACGCGTGGGTCAAGCATCCGGGCAGCGCGAGCGCTTCGCGCATCGATCCCGAGACCTACTACCCGCATCTCGAGAACGTGCTCGACGTCGTCGAGGCGAACACCGAGCCGGGCACCCTGCGCGACCGCCTGCTGCGGCACTGGTTCCGCGGCAAGATCCTCAAGCGCCTGAGCGGCAGGCAGATGCTGCGGTACCCCGCCGAATACCGGAACCGACTGATCGACGTGGTGACCCCCGTCGTCGAAAGGCGCTTCGGCCCCGGTGTGGACGCCGGGCTGTCGTTCCCCCACCGCATCCGCGCGGCGCTGTTGCGCGCCGGGCTGCGCGACGACCTCGTGCGCTTCGCGGAGTTCGAGACCGAGTTGTCGTGTGTGGCCGCGGTGACCTCGGCGAACTGGTCGCGCGGCGGCGGACTGCACCTGTCGATCGACGTCAGCATCCTGCGCGACGGGCGCGAGGCGCTCGTCTTCGACACCGAGACCGACCGCCTGTCGTCGCTGCCGCTGGAGTCGCTCACCGACCTGCCGCCCGAGGCGCTCGTCGCCGGGCGGGAGCGCACCAACGACCGGGTCGAGCTGTTCCTCCTCGGCGACGAGCCCGGCGACGAGCGCCGCATCGCGAGCGAGCGACCCCGTGCGCGTTCCGGCATCTCGGTCGCGATCGATCCGCTGAGGGTGTTCGCCGACCACGGCCCCTCCTCGACCCTCCGCCTGATGGCGAAGGTGCGGCGGGCCGGGTGGACGTTCGACGTGCCCGTGACATCGGATGCCGGTGCGCTGATGCGCGCGGGATCGTCGCCGCTGCTGGCCGGCAGCGCCGTGCTTCTCACGACCGGCTCGAGCGGCGGCGTCGAGCTGCAGCGCGAGGGGTCGGGCACGGGGCTGCGCGACCTGGCGGGCCGGTCGGCGCGACGCGCACGGCAGTTGGTGCGGCGGACGTAG
- a CDS encoding HNH endonuclease has product MLERVACAYCGDTSTEWDHLRPLVDKQRPTGYISEIRNLVPACGKCNQSKGNKAWRTWMFSDARLSPKRRGVADIDARAARIVASIASDLLRARSPHRREPREAWSTRRSAYGTPLRPSPSTRRRASTPQPH; this is encoded by the coding sequence ATGCTCGAGCGGGTCGCCTGCGCGTACTGCGGTGACACGAGCACGGAGTGGGATCACCTCCGCCCCCTCGTCGACAAGCAACGTCCGACTGGCTATATCTCCGAGATACGCAATCTTGTACCCGCCTGCGGCAAGTGCAATCAGAGCAAAGGCAACAAAGCATGGCGTACATGGATGTTCAGCGACGCTCGCCTCTCCCCGAAGCGACGAGGGGTAGCTGACATCGATGCTCGCGCCGCGAGAATTGTTGCGTCAATTGCAAGTGACCTCCTGCGCGCACGGAGTCCTCATCGGCGCGAGCCGAGAGAAGCTTGGTCCACTCGTCGGTCGGCTTATGGCACGCCCCTGCGACCTAGCCCTTCAACGCGCCGACGTGCCTCAACTCCGCAGCCACACTAA
- a CDS encoding ArsR/SmtB family transcription factor, with protein MPGDLPHPERSEIQLTDVLFALSDPERLAITRQLADGPLDMAACHATDPNLPKSTKSHFMKVLREAGVIRNEPDGRRRRLTLRRDDLDALFPGLLDSVLAK; from the coding sequence ATGCCTGGCGATCTTCCGCACCCGGAGCGCTCCGAGATCCAGCTGACCGACGTGCTCTTCGCGCTCAGCGACCCCGAGCGCCTCGCCATCACCCGCCAGCTGGCCGACGGTCCGCTCGACATGGCCGCCTGCCACGCCACCGACCCGAACCTGCCGAAGTCGACCAAGTCGCACTTCATGAAGGTGCTGCGCGAGGCGGGCGTCATCCGCAACGAGCCCGACGGCCGGCGTCGCCGCCTGACCCTGCGCCGCGACGACCTCGACGCGCTGTTCCCCGGGCTGCTGGACTCGGTGCTCGCGAAGTAG
- a CDS encoding PadR family transcriptional regulator — translation MNNAFPFGGTGSNSADNPLGNIFGTGGLGGPNGPAGALFDAFDQLRKSFDQQRPSGGSRMARGDVRAAVLSLLAERPMHGYQIINEISERSGGSWKPSAGSVYPTLQLLADEGLIEAEEQNGRKTYSLTEAGRAVATETTETKAPWESTSKDGHRNDPRFHALPKAGVDLAAAAAQVGRSGSPEQVQAAIDVLDDARRKLYSILAQD, via the coding sequence ATGAACAACGCATTCCCCTTCGGCGGAACCGGCAGCAACAGCGCCGACAACCCGCTCGGCAACATCTTCGGCACCGGCGGCCTCGGCGGCCCCAACGGTCCGGCCGGCGCGCTCTTCGACGCCTTCGACCAACTGCGCAAGTCGTTCGACCAGCAGCGTCCGTCCGGCGGCAGCCGCATGGCCCGCGGCGATGTCCGCGCGGCGGTGCTCTCGCTGCTCGCCGAGCGCCCGATGCACGGCTACCAGATCATCAACGAGATCTCCGAGCGCAGCGGCGGCTCGTGGAAGCCGAGCGCCGGCTCCGTGTACCCGACGCTCCAGCTGCTCGCCGACGAGGGCCTGATCGAGGCCGAGGAGCAGAACGGTCGCAAGACGTACTCGCTCACCGAGGCCGGTCGCGCCGTCGCCACCGAGACGACTGAGACGAAGGCTCCGTGGGAGTCGACCTCGAAGGACGGCCACCGCAACGACCCGCGCTTCCATGCGCTGCCCAAGGCCGGTGTCGACCTCGCCGCCGCCGCCGCTCAGGTCGGCCGCAGCGGATCGCCCGAGCAGGTGCAGGCCGCGATCGACGTGCTCGACGACGCCCGCCGTAAGCTGTACAGCATCCTCGCGCAGGACTGA
- a CDS encoding DUF7255 family protein translates to MPSDAAANVMALYRRLGGALEQPRLSPGAWDLSSEGVLIELDEGFHFNRYRALTLDHPWASHLPWRDAYLSYCTDHEQKSGTGGRRWSSPSASRMFGGTDAEGVFETYGASRWKQRALYDSMKDAIAIAGQVRLARVSIYDTIDGVLLDHVLYGRATLPADEVVAHVLNRRT, encoded by the coding sequence ATGCCCTCCGACGCGGCAGCCAACGTCATGGCTTTGTATCGCCGACTCGGTGGGGCGCTCGAGCAACCGCGCCTTTCGCCAGGAGCGTGGGACCTTTCGTCCGAAGGAGTCTTGATCGAGTTGGACGAAGGGTTTCATTTCAACCGCTACCGCGCGCTGACTCTTGACCACCCTTGGGCGTCGCATCTTCCGTGGAGAGACGCCTACCTTTCGTACTGCACGGACCACGAGCAGAAGTCAGGCACTGGAGGCCGACGTTGGTCATCACCGTCGGCGTCGCGGATGTTCGGAGGCACCGATGCGGAAGGCGTTTTCGAGACCTACGGCGCATCGCGGTGGAAGCAACGCGCGCTCTATGACTCGATGAAGGATGCCATCGCAATCGCGGGCCAGGTTCGCCTGGCTCGGGTCTCGATCTACGACACGATCGACGGCGTGCTCCTCGATCATGTTCTCTATGGCCGCGCGACACTGCCCGCCGACGAGGTCGTAGCGCATGTGCTGAACCGTCGTACTTAG
- a CDS encoding helix-turn-helix domain-containing protein codes for MVRMPLTPAEVERGERLGALLRAARGERSMLGVALDAGVSPETLRKIESGRVATPAFSTIAAIAGVLGLSLDAVWAEIGADAAAPGRVAS; via the coding sequence ATGGTCCGGATGCCCCTCACCCCCGCCGAGGTCGAACGCGGCGAGCGCCTCGGTGCCCTGCTGCGCGCTGCGCGGGGCGAGCGGTCGATGCTGGGCGTGGCGCTCGACGCCGGAGTCTCCCCCGAGACGCTGCGGAAGATCGAGTCCGGCCGCGTCGCGACACCTGCGTTCTCGACGATCGCCGCGATCGCGGGGGTTCTGGGCCTGTCGCTCGACGCCGTATGGGCCGAGATCGGTGCGGATGCCGCGGCTCCGGGTCGCGTGGCGTCGTAG